In Antechinus flavipes isolate AdamAnt ecotype Samford, QLD, Australia chromosome 6, AdamAnt_v2, whole genome shotgun sequence, the sequence gaagaaaggaagagacagagacagagaaaaggagacacagagagggagagatagagagagacagagacaaaaaggaaggagggagggcgagagggaggaagaaaggaagagacagagacagagacaaaaaggaaggagggagggcgagagggaggaagaaaggaagagacaagacagagaaagggagacacagagagggagagatagagagagacagagacaaaaaggaaggagggagggcgagagggaggaagaaaggaagagacagagacagagacaaaaaggaaggagggagggcgagagggaggaagaaaggaagagacaagacagagaaagggagacacagagagggagagatagagagagacagagacaaaaaggaaggagggagggcgagagggaggaagaaaggaagagacaagacagagaaagggagacacagagagggagagagacacagagacagagcgagacagatagagacagagagacagagagacagagaggagagggagagggagaaagaaatgaagagactAAGAAACagacataaagagagacagagaaagacagagacaaacacacaggaagacagaggagagaaggaaggaaggaagaaagggaggagggggggagagggaaaggggaggggggaggcagaGCTGGGGAGGTTATGACCCCAGGACTCAGGGCCCTCTGGAGGCAGCTGCCCTGAAGGCATCCAGAGCTGAGGCAGCAGCAGGGGCTCCCCATCTCTGTCCCTGTCCCCCAGGCCCTTGGCACCCTCTGAGCACACTGCGGAAGTGCGACCCCCCTCCCGGGACCACAGGCTGGGGAGCAGGGCCAGGCCAGAGTGGCAGTCCTGGGTTCCGTGCTGTAGGACTCTGGGCCCGTCTCCCCTCCTTTGCTGGGTGGGGGCTGGGGAAAGCTGGCTGCGGTCCTTCCCATCGggccccccacacacacactctggCTAATTCTCTCAACGAGGACCTTCCCAGGGCTGAGTGCCCCACCCCAGGGTCTCAGGAGACCCCTCCCCCCACAGCCCCAGCCCCAAGGGTATTTCCGGCGGGCACCCCTGCCCCCATGCCAGGGTTTCATAAGCAGCTGAGAGTTTTCTGTCCCCTCCCCTTGGAGGCCCAGCCCCAGCAtcccctcctccaggaagccttccctgattccctATACAcctcacctccctccctcccctatccCACCGATGACAAGGATCTTTGCCCCTCCCCCAGAATGACCCCAGGACAAAGGGTCTGCTCCTTCCccgctgtgtgaccttggccaacaCCCAGCCCGTTCCCTTTGCTTGAGGTCCCTGCCCTCTCTGTGGATGAGGTAGAAGCTCCCATTATACCTATTTCACAGAGGGCAAAACTGAGGCCCCAAAGGATTCTGTGTCCAGCCCGAGATCAGTCAGTAAAGTCTGAACTCCCGGGCCGACTCCAGGCGTCCCTCCCCGGCCTCTCGCACAGACCAGAGGATCCCGGATCTGGACCCTCCGAGGGCCGGCGAGGACTGTGACCCACGTTCTGAGCCCGACCGCGGCGCAATGGGCCAACAGCCCGTCACCGAGGGCCCGAGTGGCGGGGAACCTGCCCCTGCCCTCCAGCAGTCGGCGCCCTAACAGGAAAGGGCTGAGGGGCTgccggggggaggggagaggggggccGGGAGGAGCCAGAAGTGGGGTGAGGGGTGAGCGGACCCCAGAAAGGGCTCCCCGAGTCAGAAGGGGCGGAGGCGGAGGGGGCTGGGAGACGCACCCTTGAGGACGCTGGTGGCAAAGGTCGGAGGGGGCGGCTTGGGGGGAGCATGAGCCGGGCGCCCTGAGTCGGAGAGAGTCACAGGACGTCCAGTTCGAGATGCCCGGGAGGCCGCGGGGCGAGATGAGCACGGAGCCTTCCCGGCCCACCAGCCCGCCTCCCTTTCAGGACTGGGAGAGCAGCCAGGGACAAGCCGACCCCAGCTTCTCCTCCCTATCTGTGCCCAAGGGCAGAGGGAGAGCACGGGCAGCTTGCCAGGCCAGTCAAGAACCAGGGGGCAGGGCCAGGAGCACCGGCCAGGGGGGCGGGGCAGGGAGCaccggcgggggggggggggggggggggggagaggggggcagGGCCAGGAGCACCGGCggggggcaggggaggagggaaaagtcTGAGGGAGGGAAACAATGTCTCGGGTCCAGAGGTTCAAAAAAGAGCGATTCccaacacacactcacatacactcacacacacccccCTCTCACACTCACGTGggcacccccacccccaccctcccccATCACCCCCCCAGGTGCCCACCCTCCTCAAAGTCCGCCGGGACAAACGAATCCCCCGACCACAAAGCGCACTTCGCTTCCCCGAGCGGCAGAGAGAAGGAACTTTGGCAAAGGTTCTTTTACAGGCAGACAAACCCCCAAGTCCCGAGGGGCTCCGGGCGCTTCCCAGCCAGGCGCGGGGCTAGTTCTCAAACCCCCGGCGGCGCCCCCGAGTCCAGGCCCCTTCCCGGGCGCCCCCGCAGCCCTCGCGGCTCAGGACTGCTGACTCCCCCCcggggagggaggggggcagggagggagaggggggacgGGGGCCCCGGCCCGGCCGGGCCGAAGGCGCCCCTCACGCGCTAAGGGGCGGCCCGAGCCCCGCTTCTCCGCCCCGGCCGCACCGCTGccccgcctcagtttcctccgtACGCCGGGCAGGAGGCGCACGTGCAGGCTCCAGGGCGGCCACGGGACGCTACAGGTTAAGAAACTTGGCCAAAGTTAGAGGCAGGAGAGTCAGCGGCCCCGGGGGCTCCGGCGCCGGGCGCAGAGCGGGGCTGATGGCGCCCAGCGGGGGAGGGGGCGTGGGGAGGGCTCGCTGCCCTCGGGGCCGGGCTGGAGGCTCCGAGCGCGTGGCGGGGCTCGTGCACCAGCGCCGGCTGGGGAGGGGGCGCTCCGCCTGTCCCCCTTCCCCCGGAATGGGGGGGGGGTCTAGCTCCGGGGGCCTCTGCCATCGCGGCCGCCTGGTGCCCGGACTCGGGGCCCAGCGAGCAGCAGCAGCCCGGGACAAGTGCGCCTCACGGGGGCGGCCGGGTCCGAGGGGGGGCTCTGCcgggggagggggctgggccgCGGTCCCCCTTACCTTTGGCCTCCTTCCAGTCGGTGGAGGTGTTGAGGTCCACCTTGGCCGCCATGGCCAGAGGGGGAGCGGCTGCCCAAGTGCGCACGCCGGCCCGCCCGGGTCCCTGTGCCCGGCAGAGGAGGCGCGGTGCCAAGGAGGGCTGCGCCCGGGGAGCCGCCGTCAGTGCGCGCGCGCCCAGGGGCGCCCGGAGGCCGCCGCACGTGCCCCAGGGCGCGCTCGGGGGGCGGCGGGGGGCGGCGAGGCGCGCGCAGAGGCCCCGCACGGCGCCGAGCATCCGAGCCCCGCCGGCTGCCCCACGGCTGCCCCACGGCATGAGGAAGACGCCCCGCCTCTCCGCGCGCTCCAGTCGCTCGGAACCGGGAAGGACTTGGAGAGCGCCTGGCGGGCCGGGCCGGAGCGAGCGGGCTGCGGACGGGCGGCGGGCGATCGCGGGACGCGCCGCTGGGGACCCTGGAACTTGTAGTCCCGCCTGCCAAGCTGCCGGCTCCCGCCGCAGCCAGTGAACTTGGCCCAGGCGGCGCGCGAGCCTGGCTGCACCCGGCCCCGCTCCGGGCTAAAGACCCGCGGGAGACCCGCGGCCACGCACGGGAAAGGCAGCAGCGGGGGTGGGGGGGCTTGCACCAGCACGCCCCAGGCAAACTCCCGCGTGTGCGCGCTTGCCCCACCTGCCCCAGACAAGCTCCTGTGGGCGCGCACACACCCCAACAAATCCCCGGGAATGCTCGTGGGCACCGACATTTCCCCAGCGGAGCCAAAGCTGCCTGGCTTTGCCCCCAAAGCTCTCCTGCCCCTGGAAGCCGGCTCAGAGCCCCCAGGCCCCCACCCGGCTGCTCCTGGCACCAACAAGTGGGTCTGGCTGCACAAAGTGGGCCTGCGCCTGGTCTCTGGGCTGAGCACCCCGGAGGTGAACGCATCCCCTGAGGCATTTCTCAGGGCGCAGCGACCTTCCCTCCCATCCACAGAGAACGGGTGTGAATAGGGACGCCCTCtgttatttggggggggggtcactATCCGTGGTTTTGAACCCTGAGGTGCTTCCCCTTTTTTATCTCTCTGGGCTGTGGGGGTCAAAGGGCAGAATGGGGGGGCTTCGCTCCGCTGGACCCTGGGCCTGCCTCCCACTGGCAAGTGACTGGTCGGTAACGGGCCCAGGGGCCGGGGCTCGGAGAAAGGCTTCTGCGACATTGGACGCGCTCATTCCACGCCTGGGCCCGTCCGCTCTCCCGCCAGGGACCATGAGGTGAGGAAAACCGGGGTCAGGTCCTGCCCCTGAAATCTGCCAGCTCGTGACCCCGGGCAGGGCGAGGAGGGCGGTTCCGCTGGCCCCGGGCAAGGCTTGCCCGGCTTTGGACACTGACCTAGGCCCTTGGGGCCTCTGCTGGAGGAGCCTGAGGGGGAGAAACTCTATGGAAATAAGCAGGTGCAGAGAGCTCGAAAGAGAACAAGAAAGGCCCCCAGAGGGGGGTCAGAGGAGgatcctgggggggggggcaaaggCAGCAGCTGCCCCATAGACTGAGGGAGGAGGGACAGGGGATGTCCATGGCCCCTGGGGGCTCTCCCGGCAGAGACCAGAGtggttttgtcatttcctccttttaCAAAGGAAGGGCTGAGGTAAACACGGTGAAGTGACTCACCAAGGTCACCCAGCAGGCGGCTGAGACCTGATTCAcattcaggttttctgactccggGCCTGTTGCCCCATCCACTGCACTGAacgatagacagacagatggacgatggacagacagacaaataaataaaacagacagatggacagacggacaaataaataaaacagacagatggacagacggACAAATAAATAAGACAGACGGATGGACAGACGGACAAATAAATAAGACAGacggatggacagacagacaaataaataagacagacagatggacagacagacatataaataaaacagacagatggacagacggacaaataaataagacagacagatggacagacagacaaataaataagacagacagatggacagacagacatataaataaaacagatggacagacagacaaataaataagACAGACGGATGGACAGACGGACAAATAAATAAGACAGacggatggacagacagacaaataaataagacagacagatggacagacagacatataaataaaacagatggacagacagacaaataaataagACAGACGGATGGACAGACGGACAAATAAATAAGACAGacggatggacagacagacagatagctagctagctagatgatagataaatattgATGATAGAATAGAAAGCCTTTAAGAGAAAGACAAACCTGATAGACAGATATTAGTAATGGAGCTTGAGGCCTGGACTGGACCAAAGCTCCTTAAACTATGGCTCGGGACTCGTGTGGGGCCTTAGAACTGAATGGAGGCTTGTGAATATTCTTCTCAGTGACCGGTTCTAGGCCTGTATGCTGGGTCACACAGACACTCCTCAGGTGACAGGGGGTCCCAGGTGGGCCCCAAGCTTAAGCCCCGGGTTGGCGGCGCTTTGAGCGGGGGCCGGGGGACACTGCGGGCACAGGATGGCCGCCCGGTTCTCCTGCTTGGGCTCAGTCGTGCTTTCCACGGCCCCGGTTGAGTCCCAGCCAGGAGGGAGGAGATAGCTCTGCGGCTCACGGTTGCTCCCCCGCCTTTGCCCTGCCCTGAATCTGCGCAGAATTCCGTGGGGGAGGCTGCTCTCTGTGGGGCTCTCGGAGCCAGAACCGGTAGGTCCGGTCGGCGCCGCCCGCCCCAGCCCACAGAACTGTGCCTTCCCAGCTCTCGGCAGGGGAGCGGCCGGGGCCGAGCTCCATCCCAGCAGGAGGTTGGAGCCCAGCAGCGGGGGCTGGGGCGGGATCCTCCCGGAGCTGGCCTCTAAACTGAAGGAGGAGTTTAGAGCAGGGGAGAGGGACCTGGGAGACCCTCCTGCCAAGCCTAGGGAAGGTAGGGGACCGATCCAAGGTGACCCAGGCACACGGCTGCAGCTGGCGGGCGCTCAGGACCCTGCAGAGCCGGTCATCCCGTGCCCCCGTCCCACAGGCTCAGGGACTTCTAAGGAGAAGGTGGGCACGGGGGAGACTGGGAACAGAGCAGCTTGAAGTGAAGACCCAGGCCTGTGATGCCGGGAAAGTCAGTCTCCCCTCTGGTGCCTCAGCTCCCTCACCTGACTTGGAGGGGAAGCCTGTGAGAGAGCAGCTGGCAAATCTGAGCCTGGGGGGTCCTGGGCGGGGTCGGCCCGATGGGCAGTGTCTGGTCCCTGCTGCAGGCTGCGCCCCTCTGGGACACCCCCCATGAGCTCCCCACAGATGGGGGCTCCGCCCAAAGCATGGAAACCTGGCtggcctctctctctgtctgtctctgtctctctgtctctctgtgtctctttctctttctctctgtctctgtctctctctgtcgctctctctgtctgtctctgtctctgtctctctgtctctgtctctgtctctgtctctttctctctctctgtctctgtctctctctgtcgctctctttcttcccctccctccctccctccctctctcctttttcttgttttctcccctctcctctctctttcttgctcccccagcttcttcctcctcctcccgaGGTCAGGACTACATTTCCCAGCATGCTAAGTCCagccttcccctcctccccccctcccctcatGTCCATGGCTCCAGTTTCCCAGGACACCTGGGAACTCTCCCATTTAGGTTCTCTCTGGCCGGGAGCTGCCCCTGCCCCGGCCCCGTCACCTGTTGCTGGAATCCAGACTCAGAGCTAGAAATAGCTGTGTGCCCCGGGGGGAGGGGCCAGCAGCCCCCTCCCACCCTTGGGGGACACAAGCCAAGAGCACGGAGCTCACGGCCTGAGTCACTGCGGGGCCTGGACAGGGCTGGGCTGGACCTGGGAGCAGGGGGAGGCTCCTTCACTGCCCCCGGGACTCGCCAGCCCTGCCCCCTCTCCCGACATCCTTTCTGCTGGGGCCCAAAGAACAAGAACTCACTTTGGTAACTCGCTGAAGTCTGCAAAGCCTGGAACCCTGACCTCGGAGAGAATCCAGCCACCGAGGCCCAAGGTCACACTAGCAGTCCAGTCAGCCAGCCTGCcagagcacctactatgtgccctgCACTCTTAAACCCTTTCcattcaactcaataaacattactcacctactatgtgcagacaCTGTTGATCCCTTTCCAATTAATTCACTAAACTTTTATTcatcacctactatgtgtcaggccctgtgctaaacGCTAGGAATACAGAAAGAGGCTCAGGGCAGTGCCTGTCTCCCAGGAGCTTGCAGGGGAGGGAGGGCCCAGGACGGGGTGGAGAAGGCTTCCTGCGGAAGTGGGGGATTGAGCAGGGGAGCTGGAGGTCAGGACACAGCCAGGCTGTTGGGGAGCAGGAAAAGGCCCCGAAAGGGAGAAGGGAGTCAGGctctaaagcaggggtcctcaaactttttaaataggggccaggtcactgtccctcagactgttggaggccggaccagagtaaaaacaaaaactttgttttgtgggcctttaaataaagaaactatagccctgggggagagggataaacgtc encodes:
- the LOC127541972 gene encoding uncharacterized protein LOC127541972 — its product is MLGLGLQGEGTENSQLLMKPWHGGRGARRKYPWGWGCGGRGLLRPWGGALSPGKVLVERISQSVCVGGPMGRTAASFPQPPPSKGGETGPESYSTEPRTATLAWPCSPACGPGRGVALPQCAQRVPRAWGTGTEMGSPCCCLSSGCLQGSCLQRALSPGVITSPALPPPSPFPLPPSSLSSFLPSLLCLPVCLSLSFSVSLYVCFLVSSFLSPSPSPLCLSVSLSLSVSLCLCVSLPLCVSLSLSCLFLSSSLSPSLLPFCLCLSLSLPLCVSLSLSCLFLSSSLSPSLLPFCLCLCLFLSSSLSPSLLPFCLCLSLSLPLCVSLSLSCLFLSSSLSPSLLPFCLCLCLFLSSSLSPSLLPFCLCLSLSLPLCVSFSLSLSLPFFLPLALPPPRLCL